Proteins from a single region of Streptomyces vinaceus:
- the deoC gene encoding deoxyribose-phosphate aldolase produces the protein MPTTLTAFADVTTSDSALRRFLHGLPGVDAVGLEARAAALGTRSIKTTAKAYAIDLAISMIDLTTLEGADTPGKVRALSAKAVNPDPTDRSTPMTAAVCVYPDMVATAKAALNGADVKVASVATAFPAGRAALPVKLADTRDAVAAGADEIDMVIDRGAFLAGRYLDTYELIKAVKEACVRPDGTAARLKVIFETGELSTYDNIRRASWIGMLAGADFIKTSTGKVGVNATPANTLLMLEAVRDFKAQTGIQIGVKPAGGIRTTKDAIKFLVLVNETVGEDWLSNHWFRFGASSLLNDLLMQRQKLSTGRYSGPDYVTVD, from the coding sequence ATGCCCACCACCCTCACCGCATTCGCTGACGTGACGACGTCCGACAGCGCGCTGCGCCGCTTCCTGCACGGGCTGCCCGGCGTAGACGCCGTCGGCCTGGAGGCCCGCGCGGCCGCGCTCGGTACCCGTTCGATCAAGACCACGGCCAAGGCGTACGCCATTGACCTGGCCATTTCGATGATCGACCTGACCACGCTTGAGGGTGCGGACACCCCGGGCAAGGTCCGAGCGCTCTCCGCCAAGGCCGTCAACCCCGACCCGACCGACCGCAGCACGCCCATGACCGCGGCGGTCTGCGTCTACCCCGACATGGTGGCCACCGCCAAGGCCGCCCTGAACGGCGCCGACGTCAAGGTGGCCTCCGTCGCGACGGCCTTCCCGGCCGGCCGCGCCGCGCTGCCCGTCAAGCTCGCCGACACCCGTGACGCCGTGGCCGCCGGCGCCGACGAGATCGACATGGTCATCGACCGTGGCGCCTTCCTCGCCGGCCGCTACCTGGACACGTACGAGCTGATCAAGGCCGTCAAGGAGGCGTGCGTACGCCCCGACGGCACCGCCGCCCGCCTCAAGGTCATCTTCGAGACCGGCGAACTGTCGACGTACGACAACATCCGCCGGGCCTCCTGGATCGGCATGCTCGCGGGCGCCGACTTCATCAAGACCTCCACCGGCAAGGTCGGCGTCAACGCCACCCCCGCCAACACGCTGCTGATGCTCGAAGCCGTCCGTGACTTCAAGGCGCAGACTGGAATCCAGATCGGCGTGAAGCCGGCCGGCGGCATCCGGACCACCAAGGACGCCATCAAGTTCCTGGTCCTGGTCAACGAGACCGTGGGCGAGGACTGGCTGTCCAACCACTGGTTCCGCTTCGGCGCCTCCAGCCTGCTGAACGACCTGCTCATGCAGCGCCAGAAGCTGAGCACCGGGCGTTACTCCGGTCCCGACTACGTGACGGTGGACTGA
- a CDS encoding aldehyde dehydrogenase family protein — MASLFEYAPAPESRSVVDIAPSYGLFIDGEFTDAADGKVFKTVSPSSEEVLSEVAQAGAADVDRAVKAARKAFVTWSALPGSERAKYLFRIARIIQERSRELAVLETLDNGKPIKETRDADLPLVAAHFFYYAGWADKLDHAGYGANPRPLGVAGQVIPWNFPLLMLAWKIAPALATGNTVVLKPAETTPLTALFFADICRQAGLPKGVVNILTGYGDAGAALVEHPDVNKVAFTGSTAVGKAIARQIAGTDKKVTLELGGKGANIVFDDAPIDQAVEGIVNGIFFNQGQVCCAGSRLLVQESIHDELLDSLKRRLSTLRLGDPLDKNTDIGAINSAEQLARITALAETGEAEGAERWSPACELPSSGYWFAPTLFTNVTQAHTVARDEIFGPVLSVLTFRTPDEAVAKANNSQYGLSAGIWTEKGSRILAVANKLRAGVVWANTFNKFDPTSPFGGYKESGFGREGGRHGLEGYLDV; from the coding sequence ATGGCATCCCTTTTCGAGTACGCACCGGCCCCCGAGTCGCGTTCCGTCGTCGACATCGCCCCCTCGTACGGGCTCTTCATCGACGGTGAGTTCACCGACGCCGCCGACGGCAAGGTCTTCAAGACCGTCTCCCCGTCGTCCGAGGAGGTCCTCTCCGAGGTCGCCCAGGCCGGCGCCGCCGACGTGGACCGCGCCGTCAAGGCCGCCCGCAAGGCCTTCGTGACCTGGTCCGCGCTGCCCGGCTCCGAGCGCGCCAAGTACCTGTTCCGCATCGCCCGGATCATCCAGGAGCGCAGCCGCGAGCTGGCCGTCCTGGAGACCCTGGACAACGGCAAGCCGATCAAGGAGACCCGCGACGCGGACCTCCCGCTCGTCGCCGCGCACTTCTTCTACTACGCGGGCTGGGCCGACAAGCTCGACCACGCGGGCTACGGCGCGAACCCGCGCCCGCTCGGCGTGGCCGGCCAGGTCATCCCGTGGAACTTCCCGCTGCTGATGCTGGCGTGGAAGATCGCCCCGGCGCTCGCCACCGGCAACACGGTGGTCCTCAAGCCCGCCGAGACGACCCCGCTCACCGCGCTGTTCTTCGCGGACATCTGCCGCCAGGCGGGCCTGCCCAAGGGCGTCGTGAACATCCTCACCGGCTACGGGGACGCGGGCGCGGCCCTCGTCGAGCACCCGGACGTCAACAAGGTCGCCTTCACCGGCTCGACCGCGGTCGGCAAGGCCATCGCCCGCCAGATCGCCGGTACGGACAAGAAGGTCACCCTGGAGCTGGGCGGCAAGGGCGCCAACATCGTCTTCGACGACGCCCCCATCGACCAGGCCGTCGAGGGCATCGTCAACGGCATCTTCTTCAACCAGGGCCAGGTCTGCTGCGCGGGCTCGCGCCTGCTCGTCCAGGAGTCGATCCACGACGAGCTGCTGGACTCCCTCAAGCGCCGCCTCTCCACGCTGCGCCTGGGCGACCCGCTCGACAAGAACACCGACATCGGCGCGATCAACTCCGCCGAGCAGCTGGCCCGGATCACCGCGCTCGCGGAGACCGGCGAGGCCGAGGGCGCCGAGCGCTGGTCCCCGGCGTGCGAGCTGCCGTCCTCCGGCTACTGGTTCGCCCCGACGCTCTTCACGAACGTCACCCAGGCGCACACCGTCGCCCGCGACGAGATCTTCGGCCCGGTGCTGTCCGTGCTGACGTTCCGTACGCCCGACGAGGCCGTCGCCAAGGCCAACAACAGCCAGTACGGCCTGTCCGCCGGCATCTGGACGGAGAAGGGCTCGCGCATCCTCGCGGTCGCGAACAAGCTCCGCGCGGGCGTCGTCTGGGCCAACACGTTCAACAAGTTCGACCCGACCTCGCCCTTCGGCGGTTACAAGGAGTCGGGCTTCGGCCGCGAGGGCGGCCGCCACGGCCTGGAGGGCTACCTCGATGTCTGA